In the genome of Dermacentor andersoni chromosome 3, qqDerAnde1_hic_scaffold, whole genome shotgun sequence, one region contains:
- the LOC140216285 gene encoding uncharacterized protein, producing the protein MAHTTHLSTSQVFKNFPLYAKKSDDPFLLLLPCQQVLCEIVADCFSMALLLLCSGDVETNPGPTTRTEALLEMQNLPSNPSEQTEVLFRLLKDLQARSVQSAKGQAELVNDVKAIKVGQKNIETKMECIQKRLDNLEEKTNVLDHLHDEMTGIQASAQAQTTRLDSLLMRVDEHEDRSRRNNLIFHGIRDSRESWEQSESRIREALTGVIDSLPDTAIERAHRISHYTPNKCRPIVVKFTNTKIKDKVFSMRAQLKEKGISISEDFSPATRHVRKKLIEYAKSQPQPCPFQLRYTKLIMNKKQFVYDPATDTVNEHAPYEPRDNGGHANSQHVPS; encoded by the coding sequence atggctcatacaacgcacctttccacttcgcagGTCTTTAAAAACTTTCCGCTTTATGCTAAGAAAAGTGACGACCCATTTTTGCTATTGCTTCCGTGCCAACAAGTGCTCTGTGAAATTGTCGCAGATTGTTTCTCTATGGCGTTGCTGTTATTGTGCTCAGGTGACGTGGAAACTAATCCAGGTCCTACTACGCGTACTGAGGCATTACTCGAGATGCAGAATTTGCCATCAAATCCTTCTGAGCAGACGGAAGTTCTTTTCCGGCTGTTAAAAGACCTTCAGGCTCGTTCTGTACAATCTGCTAAGGGTCAGGCCGAGTTGGTTAACGACGTCAAGGCTATTAAGGTTGGTCAAAAGAACATCGAGACCAAAATGGAATGTATCCAGAAAAGATTAgacaaccttgaagaaaaaacaaatgtTCTAGACCATCTCCATGATGAAATGACTGGCATTCAGGCGTCGGCTCAAGCCCAAACAACTCGGCTTGACTCTTTACTAATGCGCGTTGACGAACATGAGGACAGATCGCGACGCAACAACCTCATATTTCATGGCATCCGTGACTCTCGGGAATCGTGGGAACAGTCCGAATCACGCATAAGAGAAGCACTAACCGGTGTAATCGACAGCCTGCCTGACACGGCAATCGAACGTGCTCATCGCATTAGTCACTACACGCCTAATAAGTGTCGCCCAATTGTAGTTAAATTCACCAACACGAAAATAAAAGACAAAGTATTTTCTATGCGCGCACAGCTGAAAGAAAAGGGTATTTCTATCTCCGAAGATTTTTCGCCCGCCACCCGTCACGTCCGTAAAAAACTAATTGAGTACGCTAAAAGCCAGCCCCAACCATGCCCTTTCCAGTTAAGGTACACCAAACTAATAATGAATAAAAAACAGTTCGTCTATGACCCGGCAACAGACACCGTCAACGAGCATGCGCCATATGAACCACGAGATAACGGCGGGCATGCAAATTCCCAGCACGTGCCCAGTTAG